In Paenibacillus durus, the DNA window TTCCAAGACGAACGCCGGTTGGAGCGCCGGTTGCATCAAGAAGATTGCCTTTCTCGTCAACCTTGAGGTTGTCCACCGTACCGTTTAACACTACCGGTCTGCCATCGGCGCCAAGCACCTTGTACCCTCCGGAACTCAGCAGTTCACCGGCAGGAGTTACAGTAAAGCCGCCGTTGCGTGTATAAAGCGTATTCCCATCATTATCCTGCACCGTGAAAAAAGCCTGCGGCTGGTAAATAATCTCACCTTGATCGCTTATATACTTGCCCGATGCGTCAAAGGGTAGGTTAGCGCCTGTTGTTGGATCAGCCAGACGAAGGTCGGCCGACAGTGCAAAATCGGTTGACTTGCCGCTTTCGACCAGATCGCCTTGCAGAAATTTGGACATGGACTGCTCGGCGAATACCCCCGTGTTCATTCTGCCAATCGGCTTCACAATCCCGCCCTGCATGGCGGAGATCAGCACATTCGGAAATGAATGGCTGATGCTTTCGACCTGCTTGTACCCCGTCGTATTCAGATTGGCGATATTTTGCGTTGCCGTATCATGTCTGCGCTGCTCCGTGACCATGCCGGCAGCGGCCGTATATAAACCTCTTATCATAAAGGCGTTTCCCCTTCCTAAACCGCAGAAGTCTGAGCTCAACTTACAAACCTTTATTTATATATCGGCTGCTCAGAACTTTTTCTTAACCACTTTGTCCAAATGATCCAGCAAAATACCCGTTCCTTTCACGACGCAGTGCATCGGATCCTCCGCCACCCATACGGGCACATGCAGTTCTTCGGAGAGCAACTCGCTAAGTCCGCTCAGCAGCGCTCCTCCTCCGGTCAGCACGACGCCACGGTCAATGATATCGGCGGACAGCTCCGGAGGCGTCCGTTCCAACACCGTCTTCGCCGCAGCCACAATGGACGACACCGGGTCCCAAAGCGCCTCCTGCGCTTCGACCGAGGTGATCGTCAGAGTCTGCGGAAGCCCGCTTACCATATCACGGCCGCGAATATCCATCTCAGCCTGTATACCGCCAGGACGCACATTCCCGATGGCCAGCTTGATATCTTCAGCCGTCCGTTCACCGATGAGCAGTTTATATTTCTGCTTAATATATTTTAAAATGGATTCGTCGAACTTGTCCCCTGCTACTTTGATGGAGGAGGCGGTAACGACGTCGCCCATGGACAATACGGCTACATCCGTCGTTCCGCCGCCGATGTCGACGACCATATTTCCGCTAGGTTGATAAATATCCATGCCCGCTCCGATTGCCGCGGCCTTCGGCTCCTCTTCCATAAAGACTTCCTTCGCCCCGCTGCGCTCCGCCGCTTCACGGATCGATTTCTGTTCAACCGAGGTAATATTCGTGGGGGCACAGATCAAAATGCGCGGACGCGCATACCAGGTGCGGCCTCCGACGCGGTCGATGAAATATTTCAGCATCGTCTCCGTGATTTCAAAATCGGCAATAACGCCGTCTCGGAGCGGACGAATCGTTGAGATGTTTCCCGGGGTACGGCCGACCATACGGCGCGCCTGTTCTCCCACCGCAAGGACCTTCTTCGTGTCGCTTTCAAGCGTGACCACGGAAGGTTCATCCAGAACGACTCCTTTTCCTTTAACATGAATAAGCACATTGGCTGTGCCGAGATCGATTCCGATGTCCTTGCTAAGCATAATGAAAGAGCCCCCAAAGTATTATTTTAGATGAGAGAGATAAGTTAGTACCAAATTTAAAATTACCATACTTTAGGGGAAGAGTTCAATGAAATTTTATTGTTTTATCGCTACGGCCACCTCCCGCTTCTTCCCCGTGTTTTTCTTATATTTGATTTTTGTGGCCTCGCCCCCCCGGAGATGACGGATCGATTTGTGGTATTCAAGAATGTGCTTCACCTGATCGGCTAGATCAGGATTGATTTCCGGCAACCGCTCGGTTAGATCTTTATGCACCGTGCTTTTGGAAACGCCGAATTCTTTGGCTATAGTCCGGACCGTATGCCTGGTTTCCACGATGCAGCGTCCGATTTTAATCGTACGTTCCTTGATATAATCGTGCACGCTCCCGCCTCCCAACTGTGGATAGTTTGGTACATTATATGAGTGGCGGGCCTATATATTCGCGCTTTAACGGGATGACAAGCCGGGGCAGGCTCATTTTATTTGCGGGACAACCGTAAAATAGCCCTAGAAAGCGGGGACTATGCTCCTATACCGGAAACGAAAAAACAGGAGGACGAGCGTCCCCCTGCCTTACGTTCAAATATTATTTTTGCGCTTTTTGCGGAAGCTGTTCCGAAGGGTTGACTGGCTTGCCGTCCTGGTACACCTCAAAATGCAGGTGGTTGCCCAGATCCTTCTCGATTTCATTGCGTCCAGCGCTTGCTAGCGTATCACCCTGCTTCACCTGATCGCCCTGCTTCACTTTGGCTTCGCCGAGACTTTGGTAGACGGTCTTCAGGTTGCCTTGGGTCACTTCAACCACTGTGCCGAGCGTAGCCACGTCTTCGACCCGGGTCACTTCGCCGCTGATGGCGGACTTAACGTCAAAAGTCTTGTTGTCTTCACGGGCAAGATCGATGCCGGTATTGGGCGTAAAGGTATCGCCGTTCTGCACCATAGCCTCGATGTGGTTCTCCTGGGTCCCATTCTCGTCATAGTACGGCTTAACGACTTGCACATCGCTTGGGTTGGCCACCGGCCAAGCCAGGCTCTCCGCCGAAGCGGCGACCTCCAGCGCATTCGGTTCTTTTCCTGCATCCGCAGCCCCGGCCGTATCGCCGGAACCTCCGACATCCTCAGAGACAACGGCGGCGGTGTCTGTCGAAAGCGGCTTTTGGCCGGCATCCTGATAGACCCATACCAAGGTTAGTATAATTGCCGCTGCCGCTGTGTAGACTGCCGGAAATACCCAACGTTTAGAGAACAGTTTGTTCAATGAAGAAGGCTGGCTGCCGGTTTCTCCCGGTTTGGTTTTGAGAGATTCTTCATTGGACAGTTTGTTTTTGTCTTGTTCATTCATTTGCTATCACCTCAGTAATCAGTGTTACCGAGCGATTCGCTTTTATACGTTTCTTTCACTTTATTTTTTCAAAAGAGTTGAGACTTGCGTAAACGATATTCCGCTGTAATAGTGTTTGAGAATCTGCGTTGCCGAGCTGCCCTGCTTCGCCATTCCATTCGCTCCCCATTGGCTCATGCCGACGCCATGACCGCTGCCGTAGGTTGTAATGGCGATCTGGCCGTTACCCATCTTCCAGGTGAACTGGCTGGAGCGCAGCCCGAGCTTCTCTCGCACTTCACGTCCCGTAAACACCTGGCCGTCAATCGAAATTTCCTTTACCCGGTGGCCTGCGGTAACCGACAGTACCTCTATTCGCGGCACGCCTATGGAAGTATGCTCCGCTGAGAGCGGCATGACCTTCCCCGCCGTAACGCCCGAGGGGGCGAATACTTTCTGCGCACCCGATCTGGAATCACCCTCGATTCCAAGCTTCTCTCTCAATTCGGATACGCTGAAGGTAGCGGTAACCTTAAGACCCGGCGTTACTTCCCGGTCCCAGGGACTCGCCACGCTGCGTAAGTAAGGCACGGCCGCCTTCCAATAATCCTCCGAGTTCTCCGTATACCCTCCGCTCGAGGCGAAAAAAGAGGCCGTAATCGGCTCTCCCTTGTACGTCATCACGATGCCGCGCGTCTCCTGTACCGCGCGGCGGAGCTTGGCCAGGTCGGCGCTGCGGCCGGCCTTCGCCCAGTCCCGCTGCAGCACGGCGGACGAGACGTAAGCCTGATGGCTTACGGTGTCGGTCACATCCGCAGATGCAGCGGGAACCCCGCTTCTGTCGCCGGCCCGCAGGCGGCGTACGATAAAGGTGCGGGCCGCGACCGCCTGTGCTTTGAGCGCTTCGAGCTCAAAATCAGCCGGCATTTCGGCCGCGATCACGCCGGTGACGTAGTCCTCCAGCGGCAGGGTCTCGATTTGTCCAGTATGCGACAAATACACGGACACCTTCGGCTGCGGGGCTTCCGCCGCAGCCGGTTCCCGCGCCGCTGGTGCGGCAGTGCGCCGCGGCGCGTCCGGCGCGGTCGGCGCGGCCGGCGGCGGCGACGGGTCGTGCTGCCGCTGCTGCACGACCGCCAGCGGCAGCAGCAGCGCCGCCAGCAGCGGCGCGGCCAGCCAGGCGGCGGGCACAAGCCGCCCGGTCCACACGCGGGCCGAAAGCTGGCGTCTCCGGCGCCCGGGTCTCCACCGCGCCGCTTTACGGCGCCAAAGGCGGAAATCTTTCATCTCTTCCGTCTCCCTTCTCCTTTGTCCTCATACTTAATATTATGAGTCTCGGACAATTGCTAGAACGAAGTATTCGAGAGAAGGAAGAGTTGTACTCCATATCAGAGACTTAAAAGGGGGCTACTCAAATAAAAAGACCCGGCCGCACCGCACGGACAGGTCTTTTCCCATTGCAATCTTCAATTTATTGTGTCAGCGAGTTATACCCAAGTCGGTTGAATCTGAAACCGGGGCTTCGTCTCCTCGTTCTTAACAGCGGCGTTCTTGGCTGCTTCCGGCTTGAGCGTTTCTTCTTTGGCTGCTTCCACTGAACTTTCATCCAGCGTGACGCGCCAAATGTCCGCACCCAGGCCAGACAGTTTCTCTGCCAAATGCACATAGCCGCGGTCGATATGATGCGTGCCGCCCACTTCCGTCGTTCCCTCCGCGACCAGACCGGCCAGAATTAGCGCCGCTCCCGCGCGCAGATCCGTTGCGCAGACCTTCGCTCCCATCAAACGTCCATTACCGGTAACGATGGCGGAACGCCCTTCGATCTTGATTTCCGCGTTCATAAGCTGGAATTCATCCACATGCATAAAGCGATTCTCAAAAACCGTCTCTGTAATTACGCTCGTTCCTTCCGAACGAAGCAGCAGCGCCATCATCTGGGACTGCATGTCGGTAGGAAAGCCCGGATAAGGCAAAGTCTTCACATCCACAGCCTTCAGCGGCTTGTCACCGATGACACGGACGCCGTTCTCATCCGGAATAATCGTTACGCCCATCTCTTCCATCTTGGCAATAACCGGTCCGAGATGATCGGCAATGGCGCCTTCCACATATACGTCTCCGCCGGTAATCGCCGCAGCCACCATATATGTGCCCGCTTCGATCCGGTCAGGGATCACATGATGTCTTACACCGTGCAGACGCTCTACCCCTTCAATACGGATGACGCCAGTGCCCGCACCGCGAACGACGGCTCCCATACTGTTCAGGTAATTGGCCAAATCAACAATCTCCGGTTCCTTAGCGGCATTCTCGATCATCGTCACGCCTTCGGCCAAAGCCGCAGCCATCATGATATTCTCGGTTGCTCCTACGCTGGCAACGTCCAGATAGATCTTGGCCCCGCGCAGCCGGCCATTGCTCTTTGCTTCGATATAGCCCTGCCCCAAGCTGATTTCGGCGCCAAGCGCTTCAAAGCCTTTAAGATGCTGATCGATGGGGCGCGTTCCGATTGCGCAGCCGCCTGGCAGAGAAATTCGCGTATGGCCCAGCCGGGATAAAAGAGGTCCCATCACCAAAAAAGAAGCCCGCATTTTGCGCACCCACTCGTAGGGCGCTTCACAAGTCGTTAGCTTTCGGGCATCGACCTGAATAATATCATCCTGATATGTAACTCCCGCCCCCAGAGATTCCAATACTTTACTGATCGTTAATACATCATCTAGCGGAGGAGCGTCAACAATAACGCTGTCTCCTTCTTCAGCCAATAGAGAGGCGGCTATGATCGGTAGTACGGAATTTTTCGCGCCGCTTACTTTTACGCTCCCGGTCAATCTTTTGCCACCGCGGACGATAAATTTACTCATTTTCATTTCCCTCCGCGTCCATTATTTTCTCTGACATTAATATCATTCTCCATATCCTTGCTTGTTTGAGTACAATTACATGTAATAGTCAATTTTTAAAATACTTCGATTCCGCTGCTTGGCCCCGGATTAGCGCGGGACGCTTCTTTAGATTAAGTTTTAACATAAAAAAATGTTATTATGCGGACCGCCTGTTCAATATAGCATATGGCGGATTTGAGTGCTGTATCCCAAATAATCCAGCAGAAAACCTGCTACAAAATGTCCCAGTACGATAGCCAGAAGCAAATGAAGCAGCCGCCCTTGCGGGCTCTTGGGATATCTTATGATCAAATCCAGCTTAAGGTTCTGCAAGGCCCACCAGGATATTGCAACACACAATAGCGACACAACCATCGACATCAAACCGCTAATCCCTATAGAACCGGTAAGTTCGGCTGTCATGATTTCATCCATCCTAAACCCCCAACCTATTCTTGCCCTTGGAAATCGACTCTTACATCATACTTGCGTAATGAAAAAGAATCCAGTACTTTTACAACTTTTTTGGCTAAAAGTCTTTAAGAAAACGCTCTTATTTTCAATGTCCACTCATATATTACAAAATGACATCGTTTGTTAAATTATTGTCATCTATATTCACTTTGGATTCAAGCAAAAAAGCAGTCCGGCTCAAGGCCAGACTGCTTCTCATGTTATTGTTGTCCTTTTTTGGTGGACACTTTAATCCGTGTAACCGCACGCTGCAGCGCAAGCTCAGCGCGGCGATGATCAATCTCGTCCTGCTTGCCCTTGGACTGCAAACGGCGCTGTGCGCGTTCTTTGGCCGCCTCGGCGCGTTCAAGATCGATATCGCTGGGCAGCTCGGCGCTCTCAGCCAGCACGGTCACTTTATCCTTATGCACTTCGATAAAACCGCCATGCACGGCAACTGTCGTCGTACCGTCGTCCGATTTGATGATCATCGGCGCAACCTGAAGCGGAGTTACAAGCGGAATATGTCCCGGCAAAATGCCCAGATCGCCTTCTGCCCCCCGTACGGTCAAGCTGTGAACCTGCTTGGCATATACGAGGTGATCCGGCGTGACAATCTCCAACAAAAAGGTGTTCACTGCGAATTCCTCCTTAAAGCATCAGGTTACAACGTTTTCGCCTTTTCTACAGCTTCCTCGATCGTACCTACGAACAGGAATGCCGCTTCCGGAAGATCATCATGCTTGCCTTCCAGGATCTCCTTGAAGCTGCGGACCGTTTCTTTGACTGGTACATATGCGCCTTTGAAGCCGGTAAACTGCTCCGCCACGTGGAAAGGCTGCGACAGGAAGCGTTCCACCTTACGGGCGCGGGCCACGATCAGCTTATCTTCCTCGCTCAGCTCATCCATACCAAGGATGGCGATAATATCCTGAAGCTCGGTATAGCGCTGCAGCAATTGCTTAACGCCCTGAGCCACATTATAATGCTCTTCGCCAACGATTTCCGGATTCAGCATCCGCGAGCTGGATGCCAGCGGGTCCACCGCCGGGAAAATGCCTTTCTCGGAGATTTTACGCTCCAGGTTCGTCGTTGCGTCCAAGTGGGCAAACGCCGTTGCCGGAGCGGGGTCAGTGTAGTCATCCGCCGGCACGTAGATCGCTTGAATGGAAGTAACGGAGCCTTTTTTGGTGGAAGTAATCCGTTCCTGCAATTGGCCCATTTCCGTTGCCAGCGTAGGCTGGTAACCTACCGCGGACGGCATGCGGCCCAGCAGGGCGGATACTTCGGAGCCCGCTTGCGTGAAGCGGAAGATGTTATCGATAAAGAGCAGCGTGTCGCGGCCTTCCACATCGCGGAAATATTCCGCCATCGTCAGACCCGTCAGCGCAACGCGCAGACGCGCGCCCGGCGGTTCGTTCATCTGTCCGAACACCATCGCCGTCTTCTTGATAACGCCGGAATCTGTCATTTCATGGTACAGGTCATTACCTTCGCGTGTACGCTCTCCGACGCCCGCAAATACGGAAATACCGCCATGCTCCTGAGCGATGTTGTTGATCAGTTCTTGAATCGTTACCGTCTTACCAACACCCGCGCCGCCAAACAGGCCGATTTTACCGCCCTTGGCATAAGGGGCGAGCAGGTCGATAACCTTGATCCCGGTTTCCAGAATTTCCGCTTGCGTTGACAGCTCGTCGAACGTTGGCGCGATCCGGTGGATCGGGTTCTTTTGCGAATCGCCAATTTCCGCTCCGTTGTCAATCGTATTGCCGAGCACGTTGAACACCCGGCCAAGCGTTACATCTCCGACAGGAACCGAAATTGGGGCTCCTTGGTCTACTGCATCCAATCCGCGAACAAGTCCGTCCGTGGAGGACATGGCAATACAGCGAACCAGATTGTCGCCGAGATGATTGGATACTTCAAGTGTCAGCTCTTTCTGGCGTCCTTGAGCTGCGTCGGCGCCGATCTTGATCGCATTGAAGATTTCGGGCAGTTGGCCGCGTTCAAACTCAATATCGACAACCGGACCCATAATGCTTACTACGCGTCCTACGTTCATCTATGTTTCCCTCCTTGAAAACTGTTACCTAAGAAGAAACAGCTTGCCGTCCTGGTTAAGGGACGGAACCGTTTCTCGTAAAACATAAGGGCAGAAGTTAAGTGCGCAGCTTATACTTGCTTATATTTCAAGAAGATACGGCTGCGCCGTCCTTTTAGAGGGCGGTATCGCTGTCTCATAAAAAGGCAAGGATAAGCGGTCAGCTTATGTTCCTCCCTTATATTTTAAGACTGCGCGTTCGCACCCGCTACGATCTCGGTAATTTCCTGCGTAATTGCCGCCTGACGGGCACGGTTGTACGTAAGCGTCAGATTTCCGATCATTTTCGAGGCGTTCTTGGTCGCACTGCCCATTGCCGTCATCTTGGCGCCCAGTTCGCTGGCTTTACCGTCAAGAATAGCGCTGTAAATCAAAGTCTCCGCATACTTCGGCAGCAGAACCTCCAATACGCCTTCCGGCGACGGTTCATATTCGTAGCCCGCTTTAAGCTCATGACTTTGAGATTCTTCCGCCTGTCCTACTCCGTCCATCGGCAGCAGCCGTACTACAGTCGGAACCTGGCTGATCGGATTCACAAACACGTTATAGCAGATATAGATCTCGTCGAACACGCCTTCCTCGAATTGTCCCACCGCCGCATAAGCGATCTCCTTGATGTCGGCAAAAGACGGGGTATCGGACAGCTCGGTGACTTCCTCGACAATCGGATAATCGCGCCGGCGCAGGAAATCCCGCCCTTTGCGGCCGATAACAAACAGGCCGTATTCGTCCTTGGAGTTGTGGCGTTCCTGAATTAGCGTCGTCACCTTTCGCAAGATGTTGGCATTGGAACCCCCGGTAAGACCGCGGTCTGAAGTAACGACAATATAGCCGGTCTTCTTGACGGGGCGGCTCACCAGCATGGGATGCTTGATTCCTTTCGTACCGGAAGCTATATTCGACACGACTTCTTTCAGCTTCTGCGAATAGGGGCGGGCCGCTTCCGCTTTCTCCTGCGCCTTTCTCAGCTTGGAGGCGGCGACCATTTCCATCGCTTTGGTGATTTGTCTGGTGTTCTGAACGCTCTTGATTTGACGTTTAATATCACGCATGCTTCTTGCCATGATTTCACCACCTATAAGCTTT includes these proteins:
- a CDS encoding flagellar hook-basal body protein — its product is MIRGLYTAAAGMVTEQRRHDTATQNIANLNTTGYKQVESISHSFPNVLISAMQGGIVKPIGRMNTGVFAEQSMSKFLQGDLVESGKSTDFALSADLRLADPTTGANLPFDASGKYISDQGEIIYQPQAFFTVQDNDGNTLYTRNGGFTVTPAGELLSSGGYKVLGADGRPVVLNGTVDNLKVDEKGNLLDATGAPTGVRLGISIVTRPENLVRDGNGVFHAEDAQAAGIRYAAAGDNMQVRQGYIEGSNVDVTQVTVDLNAAYRAYEANQKVIQFYDSSLQKAVNDVGRV
- the mreB gene encoding rod shape-determining protein MreB, translated to MLSKDIGIDLGTANVLIHVKGKGVVLDEPSVVTLESDTKKVLAVGEQARRMVGRTPGNISTIRPLRDGVIADFEITETMLKYFIDRVGGRTWYARPRILICAPTNITSVEQKSIREAAERSGAKEVFMEEEPKAAAIGAGMDIYQPSGNMVVDIGGGTTDVAVLSMGDVVTASSIKVAGDKFDESILKYIKQKYKLLIGERTAEDIKLAIGNVRPGGIQAEMDIRGRDMVSGLPQTLTITSVEAQEALWDPVSSIVAAAKTVLERTPPELSADIIDRGVVLTGGGALLSGLSELLSEELHVPVWVAEDPMHCVVKGTGILLDHLDKVVKKKF
- the spoIIID gene encoding sporulation transcriptional regulator SpoIIID; amino-acid sequence: MHDYIKERTIKIGRCIVETRHTVRTIAKEFGVSKSTVHKDLTERLPEINPDLADQVKHILEYHKSIRHLRGGEATKIKYKKNTGKKREVAVAIKQ
- a CDS encoding M23 family metallopeptidase, coding for MNEQDKNKLSNEESLKTKPGETGSQPSSLNKLFSKRWVFPAVYTAAAAIILTLVWVYQDAGQKPLSTDTAAVVSEDVGGSGDTAGAADAGKEPNALEVAASAESLAWPVANPSDVQVVKPYYDENGTQENHIEAMVQNGDTFTPNTGIDLAREDNKTFDVKSAISGEVTRVEDVATLGTVVEVTQGNLKTVYQSLGEAKVKQGDQVKQGDTLASAGRNEIEKDLGNHLHFEVYQDGKPVNPSEQLPQKAQK
- the spoIID gene encoding stage II sporulation protein D, giving the protein MKDFRLWRRKAARWRPGRRRRQLSARVWTGRLVPAAWLAAPLLAALLLPLAVVQQRQHDPSPPPAAPTAPDAPRRTAAPAAREPAAAEAPQPKVSVYLSHTGQIETLPLEDYVTGVIAAEMPADFELEALKAQAVAARTFIVRRLRAGDRSGVPAASADVTDTVSHQAYVSSAVLQRDWAKAGRSADLAKLRRAVQETRGIVMTYKGEPITASFFASSGGYTENSEDYWKAAVPYLRSVASPWDREVTPGLKVTATFSVSELREKLGIEGDSRSGAQKVFAPSGVTAGKVMPLSAEHTSIGVPRIEVLSVTAGHRVKEISIDGQVFTGREVREKLGLRSSQFTWKMGNGQIAITTYGSGHGVGMSQWGANGMAKQGSSATQILKHYYSGISFTQVSTLLKK
- the murA gene encoding UDP-N-acetylglucosamine 1-carboxyvinyltransferase is translated as MSKFIVRGGKRLTGSVKVSGAKNSVLPIIAASLLAEEGDSVIVDAPPLDDVLTISKVLESLGAGVTYQDDIIQVDARKLTTCEAPYEWVRKMRASFLVMGPLLSRLGHTRISLPGGCAIGTRPIDQHLKGFEALGAEISLGQGYIEAKSNGRLRGAKIYLDVASVGATENIMMAAALAEGVTMIENAAKEPEIVDLANYLNSMGAVVRGAGTGVIRIEGVERLHGVRHHVIPDRIEAGTYMVAAAITGGDVYVEGAIADHLGPVIAKMEEMGVTIIPDENGVRVIGDKPLKAVDVKTLPYPGFPTDMQSQMMALLLRSEGTSVITETVFENRFMHVDEFQLMNAEIKIEGRSAIVTGNGRLMGAKVCATDLRAGAALILAGLVAEGTTEVGGTHHIDRGYVHLAEKLSGLGADIWRVTLDESSVEAAKEETLKPEAAKNAAVKNEETKPRFQIQPTWV
- a CDS encoding DUF1146 family protein, with product MDEIMTAELTGSIGISGLMSMVVSLLCVAISWWALQNLKLDLIIRYPKSPQGRLLHLLLAIVLGHFVAGFLLDYLGYSTQIRHMLY
- a CDS encoding F0F1 ATP synthase subunit epsilon, whose product is MNTFLLEIVTPDHLVYAKQVHSLTVRGAEGDLGILPGHIPLVTPLQVAPMIIKSDDGTTTVAVHGGFIEVHKDKVTVLAESAELPSDIDLERAEAAKERAQRRLQSKGKQDEIDHRRAELALQRAVTRIKVSTKKGQQ
- the atpD gene encoding F0F1 ATP synthase subunit beta, which gives rise to MNVGRVVSIMGPVVDIEFERGQLPEIFNAIKIGADAAQGRQKELTLEVSNHLGDNLVRCIAMSSTDGLVRGLDAVDQGAPISVPVGDVTLGRVFNVLGNTIDNGAEIGDSQKNPIHRIAPTFDELSTQAEILETGIKVIDLLAPYAKGGKIGLFGGAGVGKTVTIQELINNIAQEHGGISVFAGVGERTREGNDLYHEMTDSGVIKKTAMVFGQMNEPPGARLRVALTGLTMAEYFRDVEGRDTLLFIDNIFRFTQAGSEVSALLGRMPSAVGYQPTLATEMGQLQERITSTKKGSVTSIQAIYVPADDYTDPAPATAFAHLDATTNLERKISEKGIFPAVDPLASSSRMLNPEIVGEEHYNVAQGVKQLLQRYTELQDIIAILGMDELSEEDKLIVARARKVERFLSQPFHVAEQFTGFKGAYVPVKETVRSFKEILEGKHDDLPEAAFLFVGTIEEAVEKAKTL
- the atpG gene encoding ATP synthase F1 subunit gamma, with protein sequence MARSMRDIKRQIKSVQNTRQITKAMEMVAASKLRKAQEKAEAARPYSQKLKEVVSNIASGTKGIKHPMLVSRPVKKTGYIVVTSDRGLTGGSNANILRKVTTLIQERHNSKDEYGLFVIGRKGRDFLRRRDYPIVEEVTELSDTPSFADIKEIAYAAVGQFEEGVFDEIYICYNVFVNPISQVPTVVRLLPMDGVGQAEESQSHELKAGYEYEPSPEGVLEVLLPKYAETLIYSAILDGKASELGAKMTAMGSATKNASKMIGNLTLTYNRARQAAITQEITEIVAGANAQS